One genomic window of Cricetulus griseus strain 17A/GY chromosome 3, alternate assembly CriGri-PICRH-1.0, whole genome shotgun sequence includes the following:
- the Syt8 gene encoding synaptotagmin-8, protein MGRVPDPLSTSTPVDNTAEPSLIPDLITRIPWPGWALFIAILAAGVLLVSCLLCVIYCCCHRCQRRRKKPKDKEAVGLSSAHSSTTTHLVQPDVDCLEPCSGGLQQWGRLLLSLEYDFGSQEIRVGLRQAENLKAEGTADPYARISVSTQAGRRHETKVHRGTLCPMFEETCCFLVPPAELPRATLKVQLLDFKRFSEHELLGELQLSLSTVDPLHVLESWYLLGPPGTTELEQMGELCFSLRYVPSSGRLTVVVLEARGLNPGLVEPYVKVQLMLNQRKWKKRKTSSKKGTTMPYFNEAFTFLVPFSQLQSVDLVLAVWAHGLHHRAEPIGKVLLGPRASGQPLQHWADMLAHARRPIAQWHHLQSPREVDRALALKPHLPLPRPHS, encoded by the exons ATGGGGCGTGTCCCAGACCCCCTCAGCACCTCAACCCCAGTTGACAACACTGCTGAGCCCAGTCTCATTCCAGATCTCATTACCAGGATCCCCT GGCCCGGTTGGGCACTCTTTATCGCCATTCTTGCTGCTGGAGTCCTCCTGGTCTCTTGTCTGCTCTGTGTCATCTACTGCTGCTGCCATCGCTGCCAGCGCCGCAGGAAGAAGCCCAAAGACAAAGAAGCTGTGGGTCTGAGCAGTGCTCATAGCAGCACCACTACTCACCTG GTTCAACCAGATGTGGACTGCCTGGAGCCCTGCTCTGGGGGACTCCAACAGTGGGGGCGACTGCTGCTCTCACTGGAGTATGACTTTGGAAGCCAGGAG ATTAGGGTGGGCCTGAGGCAGGCTGAAAACCTGAAGGCTGAAGGTACAGCAGACCCCTACGCCCGCATCAGTGTTTCCACCCAGGCTGGGAGAAGACACGAGACAAAAGTGCATCGTGGGACTCTCTGTCCCATGTTTGAAGAGACATGCTGCTTCCTG GTCCCACCAGCAGAGCTGCCCAGGGCTACCCTGAAGGTGCAACTGTTGGACTTCAAGCGGTTCTCAGAACACGAGCTACTAGGGGAGCTTCAGCTATCCCTGAGCACTGTAGACCCTCTTCATGTCCTGGAGAGCTGGTACCTGCTGGGCCCTCCAGGTACCACTGAG CTTGAGCAGATGGGGGAGCTGTGCTTCTCACTGCGCTACGTGCCCAGCTCAGGCCGTCTGACTGTGGTTGTGCTGGAGGCTCGGGGCCTGAATCCAGGGCTTGTAG AGCCCTATGTGAAGGTCCAGCTCATGTTAAAccagagaaaatggaagaagaggaaaacatCCTCTAAGAAGGGCACAACTATGCCCTACTTCAACGAGGCCTTCACTTTCCTGGTTCCCTTTAGCCAGCTCCAg AGTGTGGACCTGGTGCTGGCTGTCTGGGCCCATGGCCTGCATCACCGGGCTGAGCCTATAGGCAAGGTTTTGCTGGGTCCCAGGGCTTCAGGACAACCTCTACAGCACTGGGCAGATATGTTGGCCCATGCCAGACGGCCTATCGCCCAGTGGCACCACCTGCAGTCCCCCAGGGAGGTGGACCGTGCTCTGGCCCTGAAGCCTCACCTGCCCCTACCTAGGCCTCACTCCTAA